In Bos indicus x Bos taurus breed Angus x Brahman F1 hybrid chromosome 23, Bos_hybrid_MaternalHap_v2.0, whole genome shotgun sequence, the genomic window CTCCTGCTTGTTTGGCAAAACGAACAGCAGATGGAAAATGGTCCAGAGCTCTAATTACCGGGGCACAATCTTCAGAGTATGTCAACATCATATTTGTAGATTATGGGGACAAAGAAATGGTATCTGTGAAGAATATTTATTCAATTACTGAAGAGTTTCTGATGGCTAAGGTTCAGGCTTTTAGGTGCAGCCTTTATAATTTAATTCAGCCAATGGGACAAAatccttttctttgggatgaaaAGGCAATCCAagcttttattgaatttatagatAATGCACAGGAAAACAGTCTTGAATTAAAGTGCACAATATTTGCTCTGGCTTCCATTCATGATGAACTGTTTAATGTGGTGGATCTGCTAACACCTTTCCAGAGTGTGTGCCATTTTTTGGTACAAAAGAGACTTGCGAGACCAGTAAAATTTCAGAAACCTCTAGAGTTCTCTGTTAAGCTCCATTCTTACTTCTATTCTACACATGACATGAAAATTGGAAGTGAAGAATCAGTGTACATAACACATGTTGATGACCCTTGGGCATTTTATTGCCAACTGGGAAGAAATGCAAGTATTTTAGAACAGCTGTCCCATCATATTACACAATTAAGTCAAGTTTTGCTGCATTTAAGAACATCTCACTTGGTCCCCGGCACATTGTGCCTTGCCAAGTATACTGACGGGAACTGGTGTAGAGGGGTAATCatagaaaaagaaccaaataaagtATTCTTTGTTGATTTTGGGAACATTTGTGTGGTAACAAGTGATGATCTGTGCCCAGTGCCTAGCGATGCACATGATGTCTTACTTTGGCCCATGCAAGCCATTAAATGTTCGTTATCTGATATTCCTGATCATATACCGGAAGAAGTTACAGCGTGGTTTCGGGAGACTGTTTTAGATAAGTCATTGAAGGCTCTGGTTGTAGCAAAAGATCCAGATGGAAGACTGATTATTGAACTATACAATGATAGCATTCAAATTAATGCTAATATTAACGAGAAGTTAGGGCTCCGGGGTTACAAAGGTgggacaaggagaaaaaaaagcaaagcactcCTCTCTACAACTGAAACTCTTGAAGTGAAAAAGGAAGATGTGAAGTTGTCACCTACAGAGTATTTAAGTAAATCAGAGAACAAACCAGATGGTAAGGCACTCTTAGGAGAATCATACAAACCTAAGATCAGCTCAGCATGTAGGGAACTCAAATTTTTACAGAGTTCAACAAAGACAAACTTAGTCACTCTGCACCAGGACTCtgtgggaaataaaaataatcaagtgTCTCCATTAACAACAGACAAGAAATTAGAAAGTTCAGCAGAGCCCTCTTTGAAAGCCACAAAACTAGAAGCCTCTCTTTCAGAGAGAAAACTAAGAGATTCATGTGACAAAGGTTTGCCTCTAAAAATTTCTGAGTTCCCTAAGAAGGCCATAATGCCTGGATTTAAAACAACTGTGTATGTTTCTCATATAAATGACCTTTCAGACTTTTATGTTCAACTAACAGAAGATGAGGCTGAAATTGATCAtctttcagagaggttaaatgatacTAGAACAAGGCCTGAATATTATGCAGGTCCACCTTTGCAAAGAGGAGATGTAATATGTGCTGTTTTTCCAGAAGACAACTTATGGTATCGTGCTGTGGTCAAGGAACCACAACTCAATGACCTTCTCTCTGTGCAGTTTATAGATTATGGCAATGTCTCTGTGGTTCACACAAACAAAATAGGCAAACTTGACCGTGTTAACGTGCTGTTACCAGGACTGTGCATTCCCTGTTCCTTAAAGGGATGTGGGGTTCCTGGGATTTTAAACCATAAGGAAGTGATGCATTACTTTTCCCAAAGGACAAATGAGACTCAAATAAGATGCGAATTTGTTCAGTTTCAAGACAAATGGGAAGTTACTCTTGCTGATGAACATGGGATCATAGCCGAAGATATGGTGAGCCGATATACATTCAGTGAAAAATCTCAACTAGGATTTTCTACGCAAATAGTTCAAGGGGCCTGTTCCACATTGGTCAGCAAAACAGACGTAGATACTTCTATGTTTCTTAACTGGTATAATCCAAAGATGAAGACTATAAGAGCTTATGCCACAGTGATCGACGGACCTGAATATTTTTGGTGTCAGTTTGCGGATACCAAGAAACTTCAGCATTTAGAAGTGGAAGTACAGACTGTGGGAGAGCAGGTGACAGATCGGAGAAGTCGTATCCACTGCCCTCGTATTGGAGATCCTTGCATAGTGAGATACAGAGAAGATGGGCATTATTATAGGGCCCTTGTCACCAGTATTTGTGAAGATTATCTTGTGTCCATCAGGCTTGTGGACTTTGGAAACATTGTAGACTCCGTGGACCCGAAAGCACTCTGGAACATCCCTTCTGAGCTTTTGGCTGTGCCCATGCAAGCCTTTCCATGTTGCCTCTCAGGATTTACTATTTCACAGGGCGCATGCCCTCGTGAGGGATGTGACTACTTTTACGAAATAGTCACAGAAGATGTGTTGGAGATAACAATATTAGACATCAAAAGGGACGTTGGTGATATCCCTTTAGCCATCGTTGACTTGAAAAGCAAAGGTGAAAGCATtagtgagaaaatgaagaaatattctAAGATTGATATGCGTAGCAGTGATCTGAGGTATGAAAAAAATGATGCAGAAGTAAAGGGAGCTCTCGGGGTCCCCAGTCCCGATGTTGGACTTAAGAAATCAAGCAGTAAAACTGGACGAGAGAGAATACTCCATGTTGAATCCCAGACAGCTGAGCTCTTGGAAAGACTCAACAAAGACTTAAACATCCTTGAAACACAACCAGGTAAATTCTATGACCCCAAAACTGATAACATTTTTGAAGCTTTTGAAAACCCAGGCAAAAATAAGATTGGCACTGAGTTGCTGGAAGAAAAAGTCAAGGGCCTATTGGGTGACAAAACAAAGTTTGATGATAAGTACCCAATGCCAGGATTTAACACATTCTTACCACATGCCACCGAGGCAAAGGAGGTCCTGGAACTGAATTCTCTCGAGGTACCACTTTCTCCTGACGATGAGTCCAAAGAATTCCTGGAGCTGGAATCCATTGAGTTGCAGCATTCCCTGGTCGGGGATGAGGAGAAAGAAGATCTGGACCTGGTGCCTCCAACCATGACTCTTCCCCAAGGCTGTGACCCAGAGGTCACCCTGCCACCATTGCCAGGGCAGCTGCCCCTCAACTGTGAAGACGAGAAACAGCCTGAACTAGAACTGCCTACAGCCCAGCTGTGTCTGGAGGACAGAATAAACCCTTTGTCTTTAACAGCTAGTCAGAAAGCCCAAGAAGCCCTGTGCACTGAAGACATGAGAGGATCCAGTTGTGCGGAAAGCTTTGATGAGGAGCGGAGGCTGCGCCTGCGCAGACAGACTTGCGATGCCAAGATGCAGATTGAAATGAGTATCTTTAAAGAAGAATTTACAGAATGTACAAGTAGAGATGCCATGTCATCACTGACCTCTCTGTTTTCTGAAGAAGAATACAAAGATGCAAGGAAACACAATTACACCTTACCAGATCATATCCCAGGTATGTGCAGTTTTTGACCCCCCATTCACTTTTATTTAGCTTAGGGAAAAACAgttatttatcttaaaaagaagagaataattcttactgaattaaaaaaataatttgagggGAGTTGAAAACCTGAAAAGAGAATTAGATTTGGATTTTTATGAAGGGTATTTTAAACATGAAGAAATTAAGGGATGAAATTAATGTGAAATAATACTTTATATGCTGTGTAAAATGctgaattatttttgcttttaaaaatagaatgcttAAAATCTATGTCTCTAAAAAGTAGTCCCATTTCAAATGTAAACAAATCATCTCTAGATCAAGACATTACGTTTTttggtcagtttttaaaaatatgtagtgCTCCTTTGCCAAGCTTATTGTAGGCATGAATTTACATTGGGGATCATTTTAGCAGAGTTTTAAAACAACTGGTTTTCTTCGTACATATACTTTGCTGTTCATTTTGAAACACTTAAAACAATAGAGTTAGGGAGCCTATATTAATCAAGAAAGTTAACAGCCACAAGTAAATATTGGAGAACACTTATTACCATTaccttttttatacattttttataaattatttttgctgCTCTTTTCTTGCCTACGTAATAAGATTTGAAAGTTACACAAAATGGCTTAtcttttaggttttttaaaaaaatcaatgttagacttttaaatgtcaattttatttactCGATTGTTGCATAATTACAATATTATTACACTGTACGAAATAGAGAAAACAGTAGACTAAGGAGAATGAAAATCATCATAATTCCACCACCAAGAAATGGCCACTGTGAGTGCTGTGATGGTGCGTATACTTCCTTCATCTGTGTCTCACCCTTTCCCTGTGTCCACATACACacagttttaaaaactaaatagagATCATGTTGTTTAGGGAGACAGAACACGTTGTACTGTGCCATGATACCAATGATATGGGAGTAGTAAATGCATCGTAGGGAAATGCTTTGCTTGCATGTCTAACATTAAGAAATTAAGAGACATGCTTTGACTCTTGCTGTATTCAATCTGGCAGCTCAACCAGAGAACACGTACACTCTGAAAGGATTTACTGTTGGATCCAAATGTGTTGTGTGGTCAAGTCTCAGAAACACGTGGTCTAAATGTGAGATTTTGGAAATAGCTGAAGAGGGCACAAAGGTATGTAAAGTTGCAGTGAAGTACTTTGTCTCAAAATATACTTGCAGATTGTTAAGGAAATTTTACCAAACTTTACCAGATTAGAAAATCCCATTGAACAGATTAGTTACCTGCTCATTCTCCCTGATAATTGATCCAATGcaaaaaccattttaaaagtttatatttaagCATTCAGGGCTCTTTCGTCTCCCTGGAATCCTATCAGTCACTGAGTTCCATACTTTCCACTTATCTCAGTTAAAACTGTTTTTATTAATGCCACTATTTTGGTTAAGTTTCTCATTTCACAACTGTTGGTGTTAGTTActtagtcttgtccaattctttgcaatcccatgtagcctgccaggctcttctgtccatggaattctccagacaagaaactggagtggatagccattcccttctccaggggatcttcccaactcaaggatcaaacccgggtctcctgcactgcaggcagagtcttaaccgtctgagctaccagggaaccaaCCCCGACTAGCTTCCTCTAATAACCTTCTATTGGTTTACCTCTTGTCTTCCATCCGTTGCTTCTCCACATTGCCAGTGTGGTGTTTGTCAAATGAGAATCTGATTCTATTATTCCCTTGTGTAAAATCTCCTTGAAACCTTCAGTAAATGGTGTTTCTCCTGTGGTTTGAAAAACCACCTGTGTCAGAATCCTTTGCCACATTTCCTAAATATTGATCCCTGGACTTTTCCCTCACTGGCTGGCTGATGAAGAATTTCTAGGGGGAAGGATTAGCAATGTGCAGACTTATACCATGAGAATTTGAGAACATCCATCTTTGATGTCTAGGCATAGATACTCAATATGTTTTTTGGGACTGATGTACCATTGAGTTGAAATGCAATGTTAAAGTTTAACAAAATCATTGTGACTGccttttaaagtatttcatttgATAAAGGACACTGTGTAACTAACATAAATCAGTGACAGTGTTTGGAATTACCAGTTTTTATTACTCTTTCTCTCTTGCAGGTTTTGGACCTTTCAAACGGCATAGAGGAGGTAGTAAACCCTGAGAATGTCTGGAATGGTATACCCAAATTGGATAGGAGTCCATCTGAGGTATGAGTATATTTAAGCAGTAATTTAGTAAGGCTGTTGTTCATTTTGAAAGGTAACCTTGTTACTGAAAGGTGCAGGTCCCGTGGCTCACCGCTTAGAAACCATTAAAGAGGCCAGGttagtggaaaggaaagtttgctttatttcagatgctggcatcTGGGTTGGGATGAGGGCAGGGCGGACGTCTGTCCAAAGGCTCCCTCCACTGTCAGtaggcaagagcttttatagacagaaggaGGGCACTACCTGTAGAAACAACACAGTCATCTCTGGCAGTCATCCTGAaactggtcatcagtggtctgaccagagtcatcttggttgttttaggtacagttgatcttcagttccagggccagtttgtttccatttctttgaggccaattATGTCAGGTTATGTCATGGCTAAAGTCTGATCATCATGTAGTTAATTTCTCTATCTGGTATTTTAATATCtgcaagacagctcacaggatatggctcagcatattatctatagcccttgagaaggtccttgactatgcttaatgactacattgttattatttggtctcctttgactattttcccttgtttctgaattttctcacttttctgattaaattgATTttcagacaaaaggcaggctgaggacacAGTGGGGCATGGACCATagagtcctgctctgtttcaactTGAACTGTTTTCTAAGCATTTGTGTTTAGgaataatggaagaaaaaacaCTTGTAATAACAGCAATggaaaacagcaacaacacaatCAATGCTTCTGGATTTTATGCCCTGTATCTTTTGGGAAAACtatttattaatgttttcctccttgattttcattttgggattaaaaaaaggaaattgtttGTTGTTTCTGACCTTGATAAAATACATTTGATGCAGAAAATCTGAGAAAATGGTAAAGTTAAAAAGGAGAAAGTAGCAATCACCTATAATACATCCATCCAAAGACAGATTAATCAGtttgattttaataatttttgtttatatggGATATAAACATATCAGCAATATATTTTGAACATGGTTGATTTCAtcgtacatacacacataaattgTGTTTTTCAGTTAAGATTATATGATAGGTGATTTCCCGGGCTATGTCTAGAtacttgagtttatcctgtttggagtTTGTTGAACTTCTTGCTTCAAAATCTGTATTGGATAGTTCCAATACTAGTCATGTCAGGGTTTGCATCTACTTAATCAGATACAGACATTCAAGTGATCTTTGTTAAATAATCtcttggaatttctttggagaTTTTTTAGTTTATATGGTGATTCAGTTTGTTGGATGTTCCTGGTTAATGCATGGTCTTTTTCATAAGAGGCACACTGGTTCTTAGAATtgaggcatcagttcagttcagtttagtcgctcagttgtgtccgactctttgcaaccccatgaactgcagcacgccaggcctccctgtccatcatcagctcccggagttcacccaaacccatgtccatcgagtcggtgatgccatccaaccatctcatcctctgtcgtccccttctcctcctgccctcaatctttcccagcatcagggtcttttcaaatgagtcagctcttcgcatcaggtggccaaagtattggagtttcagcttcagcatcagtccttccaatgaacacccaggactgatctcctttaggatggactggttggatctccttgcagtccaagggactctcaatattGAGGCATGTGGAGAATGAAATCAGCTCTTGATGACTTTAGTGTTATGTGAAAGTATGCACCaatgaaagagaacaaagaactattTGCCAAcatcatcctgctgctgctgctaagttgcttcagtcatatccaactctgtgcgaccccatagatggcagcccaccaggctctgctgtccttgggattctccaggcaagaacactggagtgggttgccatttccttctccagtgcatgaaagtgaaaagtgaaactgaagttgcttggtcgtgtccgactcttagctacccatggactgcagcccaccagggtcctccatccatgggattttccaggcaagagtactggagtgggttgccattgccttctccgaacatcatcctagtaaaatataaaatatgccaATTTCATAATCTTTAGGAGAAACTTTGTATGATAATAGATATAGTGTGAggactaaaatatttttttaaaaatcatatctgtAGGAATAATTCCCTGTAGTAATTAGAATACACATCTTTTCCCTCTCCCCATTTTTACAGGACATGAATTTTGTCATGGTAGCACCCACATAAATAATCTTCTTGGgcactccctggtggttcagaggttaggactccatgtgt contains:
- the TDRD6 gene encoding tudor domain-containing protein 6; the protein is MCSTPGLPTPGASLVLRVSFVDVQPEVIPVQLWGLLGERRDEYVRLSREIQEAAAAARGPWMLGGASAFPGELCLVQVGRLWHRGRVVSRQAQESRVFLLDEGCTIAAGAGSLAPGRSEFFHLPSEVLGCVLAGLVPAGGGGAGGGEPQHWAPRAVDFLSHLQGKEVHGRVLDVLLLHRLVLLEVPELSQQMQELGLARQVPDSVFRSLLKRYLSASTPVVVPRVPPKQEQPGLDYFYPQLQLGVTEPMVVTQVCHPHRIHCQLRSLSQEIHRLSESMAQVYRGSPGTGDEHSTSAPWEEREESPDKPGSPCASCGLDGLWYRALLLETFRPQRCAQVLHVDYGRKELVSCSSLRYLLPEYFRMPVVTYPCALYGLWDGGRGWSRSQVGDLKALILGQAVNAKIEFYCSFEHVYYVTLYGEDGINLNCVFGVQSCCLADQFLQSQGREEEEEEEEPETAFQCQSSAEEMDEEISLPTLPSIKLKMNTFYDAQVEFVKNPSEFWIRLRKHNGTFSKLMKKMCSFYASASKLDGVILKPEADDLCCVKWKENGYFRAMVTRLEDQNVDVFLVDRGNSENVDRYDVRMLLPQFRRLPILALQCTLADIWPLEENWSQEAISFFKKTVLHKELVIHVLDKQDNQYIIEILDESRTGEENISKVMAQAGFAKYQEFETQNSLSVSVHSPGHVSNHFTIDGNRISSAKKEEQKAMRDGKTTAVPEVVTDTTVTTNVSAGLVQDNEKRVSVYSPLVQNFLGIEPGSSCKGELQVGTTVEVSVSCVENPGYFWCQLTRNTQRFKALMCSIQDYCNNTAPPHQGTTPACLAKRTADGKWSRALITGAQSSEYVNIIFVDYGDKEMVSVKNIYSITEEFLMAKVQAFRCSLYNLIQPMGQNPFLWDEKAIQAFIEFIDNAQENSLELKCTIFALASIHDELFNVVDLLTPFQSVCHFLVQKRLARPVKFQKPLEFSVKLHSYFYSTHDMKIGSEESVYITHVDDPWAFYCQLGRNASILEQLSHHITQLSQVLLHLRTSHLVPGTLCLAKYTDGNWCRGVIIEKEPNKVFFVDFGNICVVTSDDLCPVPSDAHDVLLWPMQAIKCSLSDIPDHIPEEVTAWFRETVLDKSLKALVVAKDPDGRLIIELYNDSIQINANINEKLGLRGYKGGTRRKKSKALLSTTETLEVKKEDVKLSPTEYLSKSENKPDGKALLGESYKPKISSACRELKFLQSSTKTNLVTLHQDSVGNKNNQVSPLTTDKKLESSAEPSLKATKLEASLSERKLRDSCDKGLPLKISEFPKKAIMPGFKTTVYVSHINDLSDFYVQLTEDEAEIDHLSERLNDTRTRPEYYAGPPLQRGDVICAVFPEDNLWYRAVVKEPQLNDLLSVQFIDYGNVSVVHTNKIGKLDRVNVLLPGLCIPCSLKGCGVPGILNHKEVMHYFSQRTNETQIRCEFVQFQDKWEVTLADEHGIIAEDMVSRYTFSEKSQLGFSTQIVQGACSTLVSKTDVDTSMFLNWYNPKMKTIRAYATVIDGPEYFWCQFADTKKLQHLEVEVQTVGEQVTDRRSRIHCPRIGDPCIVRYREDGHYYRALVTSICEDYLVSIRLVDFGNIVDSVDPKALWNIPSELLAVPMQAFPCCLSGFTISQGACPREGCDYFYEIVTEDVLEITILDIKRDVGDIPLAIVDLKSKGESISEKMKKYSKIDMRSSDLRYEKNDAEVKGALGVPSPDVGLKKSSSKTGRERILHVESQTAELLERLNKDLNILETQPGKFYDPKTDNIFEAFENPGKNKIGTELLEEKVKGLLGDKTKFDDKYPMPGFNTFLPHATEAKEVLELNSLEVPLSPDDESKEFLELESIELQHSLVGDEEKEDLDLVPPTMTLPQGCDPEVTLPPLPGQLPLNCEDEKQPELELPTAQLCLEDRINPLSLTASQKAQEALCTEDMRGSSCAESFDEERRLRLRRQTCDAKMQIEMSIFKEEFTECTSRDAMSSLTSLFSEEEYKDARKHNYTLPDHIPAQPENTYTLKGFTVGSKCVVWSSLRNTWSKCEILEIAEEGTKVLDLSNGIEEVVNPENVWNGIPKLDRSPSEKRGLEMIQI